TTGCGGCACTTGTCGAGAGGCACCCAGAGTAGAAGCCACTGTAACCATGAAGGCAGCCCTCGTCCTGCTGGTCGCTGGTGTGTTTCTTGTGGCGTACTGCACGCCGCTCGCTGCTGCAGACGATGTGGAGGAAGTGGTGGATGAATCAGCCGAAAACAGGGACGCTGATGACAACGACGCCGACAGCTCAGCAGAAGACGACATCGACGGGAGCGATGGTGGGGACGCTGGGAGTGTGGAGAACAGGCTGGCAGGAAAAGGTAAACACCAGTTGAGGCGGGTGGGAAGCGCCGCAGCATTCACATAATCAGGTTTTGGTGAAGTTTCAGTGCCCGTCTTTGTGTAATTTCGTTTAGGTTTAAACCCCTAGTCGATAACGTAAATTATTCCTACGCTTTAAAAGTGTCAAACTTTTGTCTGCAAGAAGAGAGAGACTGTTTGAAGAACTTTTTTATAACAATTTTACCATTACTGCGTACATTAAATATACTCCTACATTCAATAGTACTGATCTTTAACGTTGGTTCATACTTACTAAACACGCAATTTTATTAGGGCCCCGCTGATTCATGTCTACGCCACAGAAAAGAGCTATTGTCGTACGTGGATGATATCTATTCCGAAATGGTTTGCCAACATATTTTCCGAATAATACGTTTTTATCAGTCTTCTATTCAGATGCTACATAATTTCCATTAAGAATTCCTACATCAATTAGTGTTGTTGAATAGGATATAATGATAACAGGAATTCACAATCCAGAAAGCAGTGCATCAGTGACAATGGAGAAACATGTAAATACTAACTGTTACACGCTCTTGCTTCTC
The nucleotide sequence above comes from Schistocerca piceifrons isolate TAMUIC-IGC-003096 chromosome 7, iqSchPice1.1, whole genome shotgun sequence. Encoded proteins:
- the LOC124804689 gene encoding uncharacterized protein LOC124804689 → MKAALVLLVAGVFLVAYCTPLAAADDVEEVVDESAENRDADDNDADSSAEDDIDGSDGGDAGSVENRLAGKGAHARAGHAKHARAGSRHAAGRAAVRPHARSGAARRAAHNK